The following proteins are encoded in a genomic region of Maylandia zebra isolate NMK-2024a linkage group LG1, Mzebra_GT3a, whole genome shotgun sequence:
- the tm2d3 gene encoding TM2 domain-containing protein 3, with the protein MASVCQIWRPDRGRCLKSYGIIAVLFMDLMLQCVNGSLSTTNVETHYTRDGPFITSPVVPDAASVFPADEDTSKCPSGGLCHRLPAHCIQCDYHLKCTYGKPTLFTCRPKKGVHCIGESGQQQTNFSLNITCQFCWQLDPSQYRCTNSTNCMTVSCPRKRYNATCDVLDHVHCLGKRRFPKRLFCNWTGGYKWSTALALSITLGGFGADRFYLGQWREGLGKLFSFGGLGIWTLIDVLLIGVGYVGPVDGSLYI; encoded by the exons ATGGCTAGTGTCTGTCAGATTTGGAGACCGGACAGAGGACGGTGCCTTAAAAGCTACGGAATTATCGCTGTATTGTTTATGGACCTTATGTTACAGTGTGTTAACG GTTCCCTGAGCACAACTAATGTTGAGACCCACTACACAAGAGATGGACCTTTCATCACTAGCCCGGTGGTCCCCGATGCAGCCTCAG tgtttcctgcagatgaagACACATCCAAATGTCCTAGTGGGGGTTTGTGTCACCGCCTGCCAGCTCATTGCATTCAATGCGATTACCATCTCAAGTGCACATATGGCAAACCAACTTTATTTACCTGTAGACCCAAAAAAGGCGTTCACTGCATA GGAGAGTCTGGACAGCAGCAAACCAATTTTTCTCTCAATATCACCTGTCAGTTCTGTTGGCAGCTGGACCCTTCCCAGTATCGCTGCACAAACTCCACCAATTGTATGACAGTCTCTTGCCCACGCAAGCGCTACAATGCCACCTGTGATGTCTTAGATCATGTACATTGCTTAG GTAAAAGACGTTTTCCAAAACGTTTATTTTGTAACTGGACTGGTGGATACAAATGGTCAACAGCATTAGCACTCAG CATTACACTTGGTGGTTTTGGAGCGGACCGGTTTTACCTGGGCCAGTGGAGAGAGGGTCTGGGCAAACTGTTCAGCTTTGGAGGCCTAGGCATTTGGACTTTGATTGACGTCCTTCTAATAGGGGTTGGTTATGTAGGACCTGTTGACGGTTCTCTCTATATCTGA